A genomic region of Bombus terrestris chromosome 12, iyBomTerr1.2, whole genome shotgun sequence contains the following coding sequences:
- the LOC100645340 gene encoding insulin-like growth factor-binding protein complex acid labile subunit has protein sequence MCFLLLVYLLLSVTTQDVRAEEIDCQVYNHLYVCLANGVLYSVAFEDVNAVQTIEDIELHLEGLGIIDIAKDAFLEVSNSSALYIRDNQLSTIFRHYFVGLDQLTYLDLKNNSIAEIEDGAFAKLHSLETLLLDNNNITAFRPGMWKGLADLRELYATNNNIALKRNIFRGLRHLETLALDCNGITEVPIGAFNGLPHIDLLYLSRNKISSLQPEVFRGLGEINELDLGRNRLKNVSGGIFRHLKNLNSLWLNGNQIVMLKGDAFDGLDNLLLLFLNSNELRFVDMSAFVKMKNVTTDPGFKIAGATIDNVSKVQGRFQCSNVEYQLPYECTEIESQVH, from the coding sequence ATGTGCTTCCTCTTGCTCGTTTATCTCCTCTTATCGGTCACCACTCAAGACGTTCGCGCGGAGGAAATCGACTGCCAAGTTTATAACCATCTTTACGTTTGTCTGGCCAACGGCGTGTTATACAGTGTCGCGTTCGAGGATGTCAACGCGGTGCAGACGATCGAGGACATAGAACTACACCTGGAGGGTCTTGGGATCATCGACATAGCCAAGGACGCTTTTCTCGAAGTCAGCAACTCGTCCGCCTTGTACATTCGTGATAACCAGTTGTCTACAATTTTTAGACACTATTTCGTTGGTTTGGACCAACTGACGTATTTGGATCTGAAGAATAACAGTATAGCCGAGATAGAAGACGGTGCCTTTGCCAAATTGCACAGTCTAGAAACGTTGCTGCTggataacaataatattactgCGTTTCGACCTGGAATGTGGAAGGGTCTCGCCGATCTTCGTGAATTGTATGCCACAAATAACAATATTGCCTTGAAGAGAAACATATTCAGAGGACTTCGACACCTGGAAACTTTGGCGTTGGATTGTAACGGGATCACGGAGGTACCTATTGGAGCGTTTAATGGACTGCCTCACATCGATCTCCTCTATCTGTCGAGAAACAAAATTTCGTCCCTGCAACCCGAGGTTTTTCGTGGTCTTGGTGAAATCAACGAACTAGACCTGGGACGAAATCGATTGAAAAACGTGTCTGGAGGAATTTTCCGACATCTGAAAAACTTAAATTCTCTGTGGCTCAACGGGAATCAAATTGTCATGCTGAAGGGGGACGCTTTCGATGGATTGGATAATTTGTTACTTCTGTTCTTGAACAGCAACGAACTCCGTTTTGTGGACATGTCCGCTTTCGTCAAGATGAAGAACGTTACCACTGACCCAGGCTTCAAGATTGCCGGGGCGACTATTGATAATGTTTCCAAAGTGCAAGGACGATTTCAGTGCAGCAACGTCGAATATCAGCTGCCCTACGAGTGCACAGAGATCGAGTCTCAAGTTCATTAA